Proteins found in one Pelmatolapia mariae isolate MD_Pm_ZW linkage group LG7, Pm_UMD_F_2, whole genome shotgun sequence genomic segment:
- the kxd1 gene encoding kxDL motif-containing protein 1, whose product MVEHTASDVFCNRMLSMVNSEDVNAIIQAQRHMLDRFEKTNEMLINFNGLSNVRLQQMNERFLLHTRTLVEMKKDLDSIFRRIRTLKGKIAKQYPEAFSNIHESPISEEDDDEFDPVPPSIATTTTTATSEQSTESCDTSPDVISPTVSRCSEELSQEPPDTPTSDFLETAVLQDEGPDSVPAE is encoded by the exons ATGGTGGAGCACACGGCATCTGACGTGTTCTGCAATCGGATGCTGAGCATGGTCAACTCTGAGGATGTTAACGCCATCATCCAGGCTCAGAGACACAT GCTCGACCGTTTTGAGAAAACCAATGAAATGCTGATCAACTTTAATGGGCTGTCTAATGTACGCCTGCAGCAGATGAACGAGCGATTCCTACTCCACACTCGCACTCTTGTGGAGATGAAGAAAGATCTGGACAGCATCTTTAGAAGGATCAG GACACTAAAAGGAAAGATAGCTAAGCAGTATCCAGAAGCTTTCAGCA ACATCCATGAGTCGCCCATTTCTGAGGAAGATGACGATGAATTTGACCCAGTTCCCCCAAGCATTGCCACAACTACTACCACAGCCACCTCAGAGCAGAGCACAGAGTCATGTGACACAAGTCCAGATGTGATCTCGCCCACTGTGAGCAGATGCTCTGAAGAGCTCTCTCAGGAGCCACCTGACACGCCCACCTCTGACTTCCTAGAGACAGCTGTCCTGCAGGACGAGGGTCCTGACTCAGTCCCTGCAGAATAG
- the sinhcaf gene encoding SIN3-HDAC complex-associated factor: MFGFHKPKMYRSLDGCCICRAKSSSSRFTDSKRYEKDFRSCFGLSESRSGEICNACVLLVKRWKKLPVGTKKNWNHVVDARGGPSLKLTSRPKKIKSISKKARPSQINRLQKELKRHNSDAHSTTSSASPAQSPSYSNLSDEGSDTELSPGSSRSPVFSFLDLTYWKRQKVCCGIIYKGRFGEVLIDPHLFKPCCRNKRQQQQQQQKQQQQQEEEEEEEEDEEEEVEAEEGRVCVEKSQMGEEVKEMATCGESAESAQLHVASPPVRSEVVGEEGW, encoded by the exons ATGTTTGGCTTTCACAAGCCTAAAATGTACAGGAGTTTGGACGGCTGCTGCATCTGCCGTGCAAAGTCGTCAAGCTCTCGTTTCACAGACAGCAAGCGCTATGAGAAAGACTTCAGGAGTTGCTTTGG ACTGAGTGAAAGCCGGTCTGGAGAAATCTGTAATGCCTGCGTGCTCCTTGTGAAACGGTGGAAAAAACTCCCTGTGGGAACCAAGAAGAACTGGAACCAT gttgttgatgccagaggaggTCCCAGCTTAAAGTTAACTTCCAGGCCCAAGAAAATAAAGTCCATCTCCAAGAAAGCACGACCGAGCCAGATCAACAGGCTTCAGAAGGAGCTGAAAAGACACA ACTCAGATGCCCACAGCACCACCTCCAGTGCCTCCCCTGCTCAGTCTCCCAGCTACAGCAACCTGTCAGACGAGGGGTCCGACACAGAGCTCAGCCCAGGATCCAGCCGCTCCCCCGTTTTCTCATTTCTGGACCTAACATACTGGAAGAG GCAAAAAGTGTGCTGTGGAATAATCTACAAGGGGCGCTTCGGGGAGGTGCTCATCGACCCCCACCTGTTCAAACCGTGCTGCCGCAAcaaacgacaacaacaacaacagcagcagaagcaacaacagcagcaggaggaggaggaagaggaggaggaggacgaggaagaAGAGGTGGAGGCAGAGGAGGGTCGAGTGTGTGTGGAAAAATCCCAGATGGGAGAGGAAGTGAAGGAGATGGCAACTTGTGGTGAAAGTGCAGAGTCTGCTCAGCTGCATGTTGCATCGCCACCAGTCAGGAGTGAGGTGGTGGGGGAGGAAGGGTGGTAA